One genomic segment of Panicum virgatum strain AP13 chromosome 2N, P.virgatum_v5, whole genome shotgun sequence includes these proteins:
- the LOC120661748 gene encoding O-fucosyltransferase 36-like, with product MDRDPSVSDEDDDLETLVPQNHTKPPSPSSRSRSPPSSFGVAALRPALPSAAASLGRALWSRRYLVLLVSLPLLALVLFLSLGGASSLRLPASIRLPFAAPAADPAASRMREAELRALYLLRSQRSGLLSLFNRTAAPTNGSASISPPDLQAALESQIKINREIQAALLSAHRSGAGNATEDGLDLDLHAAGCRRRELPADRRTIEWNPKKDRFLLAICLSGQMSNHLICLEKHMFMAALLGRTLVVPSQKVDYQYERVLDINHINDCIGRKVVITYEEFVEKRKKVSIDQFICYIASPPCFLDEDHIKKLKGLGISLGKIEAAWLEDAKLKEPKKRYVGDITPKFSTDAEVLAIGDMFYADIEDEWVNQPGGPLAHKCKTLVQPSRLIMLTAQRFVQTFLGGNYIALHFRRHGFLKFCNVKKESCFFPIPQAAECILRIVEKANAPVIYLSTDAADSETNLLQSLVVYNDRQVPLVKRPEHHSSEKWDALLYRNHIGGDGQVEAMLDKTICALSNVFIGSSGSTFTEDIFRLRRGWGSASHCDEYLCQGELPNYIAEQD from the exons atggACCGCGACCCATCCGTCtccgacgaggacgacgacctCGAGACGCTCGTCCCTCAGAACCACACCAAgccgccctccccctcctcgcgctcccgctcgccgccctcctccttcggcgtcgccgcgctccgcccggcgctcccctccgccgccgcctccctcggccGCGCCCTCTGGTCCCGCCGCTACCTGGTGCTCTTAGTATCCCTACCGCTGCTCGCCCtcgtcctcttcctctccctcggCGGCGCCTCCTCGCTCCGCCTGCCCGCCTCCATCCGCCTCCCcttcgccgcgcccgccgccgaccccgccgcGTCCCGCATGCGCGAGGCCGAGCTGCGCGCGCTCTACCTCCTCCGCTCCCAGCGCTCTGGCCTCCTCAGCCTCTTCAACCGCACCGCCGCCCCCACCAACGGCTCCGCCTCCATCTCGCCCCCCGATCTCCAGGCCGCGCTCGAGAGCCAGATCAAGATCAACCGCGAGATCCAGGCGGCGCTCCTCTCCGCCCACCGTTCCGGGGCAGGCAATGCGACGGAGGACGGGCTGGATCTCGATCTCCATGCCGCCGGGTGCAGGAGGAGGGAATTGCCGGCAGACCGGCGGACGATTGAGTGGAACCCCAAGAAGGACAGGTTCCTGCTGGCCATCTGCCTCTCTGGGCAAATGTCCAACCACTTGAtttgcttggagaagcacatGTTCATGGCAGCACTCCTTGGCCGGACCTTGGTGGTGCCCAGCCAGAAGGTGGATTACCAGTACGAACGGGTGCTCGATATCAACCACATTAATGATTGCATTGGGAGGAAGGTTGTGATCACCTATGAGGAGTTtgtggagaagaggaagaaagtGAGCATTGATCAGTTCATATGCTACATCGCGTCGCCACCATGTTTCCTCGACGAGGACCATATTAAGAAGTTGAAGGGGTTGGGGATTTCTCTGGGCAAGATTGAGGCAGCTTGGCTGGAGGATGCGAAGCTCAAGGAGCCAAAGAAGAGATATGTGGGGGATATTACACCAAAGTTCTCGACGGATGCTGAGGTCCTTGCCATTGGTGACATGTTCTATGCTGATATTGAGGATGAGTGGGTGAATCAGCCTGGTGGTCCGTTGGCTCACAAGTGCAAGACTTTGGTCCAGCCAAGCAGGCTCATAATGCTTACTGCTCAGCGCTTTGTCCAGACTTTCTTGGGGGGAAACTATATTGCTTTGCATTTTCGAAGACATGGATTCCTTAAGTTCTG TAATGTGAAGAAAGAGAGCTGCTTCTTCCCCATCCCTCAGGCAGCAGAGTGCATTCTGCGAATAGTTGAGAAGGCTAATGCCCCAGTGATATATTTATCAACTGACGCTGCTGATAGCGAGACAAATCTTCTCCAATCCTTGGTTGTATACAATGACAGGCAAGTCCCTCTTGTGAAAAGGCCAGAGCACCACAGTTCTGAGAAGTGGGATGCCTTGCTATACAGAAATCACATTGGCGGAGATGGTCAG GTCGAGGCGATGCTCGACAAGACAATCTGCGCACTATCAAACGTGTTCATCGGATCGTCAGGCTCCACCTTCACGGAGGACATCTTCCGGCTACGTAGGGGTTGGGGTTCAGCATCCCACTGTGACGAGTATCTCTGCCAGGGCGAGCTGCCCAACTACATCGCGGAGCAAGACTGA